A section of the Cololabis saira isolate AMF1-May2022 chromosome 16, fColSai1.1, whole genome shotgun sequence genome encodes:
- the gsc gene encoding homeobox protein goosecoid has translation MFSIDSILSGRPGAPPGPRSAGPLLLADSVFDYSGLYAGPSPGSGPGPALGTRLGFNGFYYGHVQLQSGSGAGAPPPCCGAVPGLGAHPCPCVPPGYDSSVLVPALPAHLLPYVHAQGLSRTELQLLTSLQSRRKRRHRTIFTDEQLEALESLFTQTKYPDVGAREQLARKVHLREEKVEVWFKNRRAKWRRQKRSSSEESEHAQKRVPAEDTEQQKWSSGSVDVDADRDAEPAAQTGVLRDSDS, from the exons atgTTCAGCATCGACAGCATCCTGTCGGGCCGGCCCGGCGCGCCCCCGGGCCCTCGCAGCGCGGGCCCGCTGCTCCTGGCCGACTCCGTGTTCGACTACAGCGGGCTGTACGCGGGCCCGAGCCCCGGGTCCGGGCCCGGGCCCGCGCTGGGGACCCGGCTGGGATTTAACGGCTTCTACTACGGACATGTGCAGCTCCAGAGCGGCTCCGGCGCGGGCGCGCCCCCGCCGTGCTGCGGGGCCGTGCCCGGCCTGGGCGCGCACCCGTGCCCGTGCGTTCCTCCAG gcTACGACAGCTCCGTGCTCGTGCCCGCGCTGCCCGCGCACCTGCTGCCCTACGTGCACGCGCAGGGCCTGTCGCGCAcggagctgcagctgctgacGTCACTGCAGAGCCGCCGGAAGCGACGTCACCGCACCATCTTCACGGACGAGCAGCTGGAGGCGCTGGAGTCGCTGTTCACGCAGACCAAGTACCCGGATGTGGGGGCCCGGGAGCAGCTGGCGCGCAAGGTGCACCTGCGCGAGGAGAAGGTGGAG GTTTGGTTCAAGAACCGCCGCGCTAAGTGGCGGAGACAGAAGCGTTCCTCGTCGGAGGAGTCTGAGCATGCTCAGAAGCGAGTCCCGGCGGAGGACACGGAGCAGCAGAAGTGGAGCAGCGGCAGCGTGGACGTGGACGCGGATCGGGACGCGGAGCCGGCCGCGCAGACGGGGGTCCTGCGGGACTCCGACAGCTGa
- the LOC133462678 gene encoding DELTA-sagatoxin-Srs1a-like encodes MYGAAPHVEVPSRQCLVEIQNKSSCCSLTDPRVHLVSGSSEAPLPPMLKPSEAGSARFVKSVGARGSVGVFTYDLVHQSSKQHGGKMAVMFSVPYDFNLYSNWYAVGMFGGDQPCDKDLYELMYKGGEKGFVRGKAKGPGLTHRMDRVTVRATMSDSYRPVLKVDVCDN; translated from the exons ATGTACGGAGCG GCTCCACACGTGGAAGTCCCGAGCCGCCAGTGCCTGGTGGAGATCCAGAACAAGAGCTCCTGCTGCTCCCTGACCGACCCTCG CGTCCACCTGGTCAGCGGCAGCAGCGAGGCTCCTCTGCCGCCGATGCTCAAGCCGTCCGAAGCCGGAAGCGCTCGCTTCGTAAAGTCGGTGGGGGCGCGCGGGTCGGTGGGCGTCTTCACCTACGACCTCGTCCACCAGTCCAGCAAACAGCACGGGGGCAAGATGGCCGTCATGTTCTCCGTCCCCTACGACTTCAACCTGTACTCCAACTGGTACGCCGTGGGGATGTTCGGCGGGGACCAGCCCTGCGATAAGGACCTGTACGAGCTGATGTACAAGGGCGGGGAGAAGGGCTTCGTCCGGGGCAAAGCTAAGGGGCCCGGGCTGACCCACAGGATGGACCGGGTCACCGTCAGGGCCACCATGTCCGACAGCTACCGGCCCGTCCTGAAGGTGGACGTCTGCGACAACTGA